A region of Paenibacillus sp. JNUCC-31 DNA encodes the following proteins:
- the pelA gene encoding pectate lyase, which yields MFKSKVRFASFVMACTMVLSVIGIVYQPVAKVSAADASGTTASIADILKNQRADGGWKKDYKETSGEWAKSTIDNKATYSEIRRLAKEFKKTNDPRYSAAAIKGINFLLNMQYSNGGWPQVYQSSGYHKHITFNDDAMINVMYMLDEVGARKGDFSFIDSSLADRSKKSVAKGVDAILNTQVVANGKLTAWGQQHDSSSLKPAGARIYEVPSLSAGESSTIVKFLKTRPSNSKITASIEAAETWFNKVKITGYKYVRENGDSKLVADSGAAPIWARFYEIGTDRPIFVGRDGVVKYKLSEIDKERRGGYAWYGNWPSKI from the coding sequence ATGTTTAAATCAAAAGTAAGGTTTGCATCCTTTGTTATGGCTTGTACAATGGTTCTGTCTGTTATTGGAATAGTATATCAGCCAGTTGCGAAGGTATCTGCTGCAGACGCCTCGGGAACGACAGCGAGTATTGCTGATATCTTGAAAAATCAGCGTGCTGACGGAGGATGGAAGAAAGATTATAAGGAAACAAGCGGCGAGTGGGCAAAATCCACGATTGATAACAAAGCTACATACTCAGAAATCAGAAGATTAGCAAAGGAATTTAAGAAGACTAATGACCCGCGGTATTCGGCTGCTGCCATCAAAGGAATCAACTTTCTACTAAACATGCAATATTCCAATGGCGGATGGCCGCAAGTATACCAGAGCTCAGGTTATCACAAGCACATCACCTTCAACGATGATGCCATGATTAATGTCATGTACATGCTGGATGAAGTAGGTGCACGCAAAGGTGACTTCTCATTCATCGACAGCTCTCTTGCGGATCGCAGTAAAAAATCAGTTGCCAAAGGAGTAGACGCTATTCTGAATACACAGGTTGTCGCTAATGGCAAACTGACTGCATGGGGACAGCAACATGATTCCAGTTCCCTTAAACCTGCAGGAGCAAGAATTTACGAAGTGCCTTCTCTCAGTGCTGGAGAGAGCAGTACGATTGTGAAGTTTTTGAAAACAAGACCGTCAAACTCAAAAATTACAGCTTCAATCGAAGCGGCAGAAACCTGGTTCAACAAAGTGAAAATTACAGGGTACAAATATGTCAGAGAAAACGGGGATAGTAAACTCGTTGCTGATTCAGGTGCAGCGCCCATTTGGGCTCGTTTTTACGAAATTGGAACAGATAGACCGATCTTCGTAGGACGTGATGGGGTTGTGAAATACAAGCTTAGCGAAATCGATAAGGAAAGAAGAGGCGGATATGCTTGGTACGGTAACTGGCCTTCCAAGATATAG
- a CDS encoding YkvI family membrane protein → MKQAFRVLQIAFTYIGTVVGAGFATGQEILQFFTQYGKWATMTIGLSTMLFVWLGTKMMLIAHDTGSRSYEDLNKHLFGQKAGKWITWVTLLILIGVNSVMLAGAGSVFVEHLGMHYQTGLIVTLIGTYLLLGRGIQAILQMNSIVVPMMLLLSLLMITSTIHHPGADRFITLTTDSHPIQVWLSPLLYSSFNLALAQAVLVPVGNQIRSRKVLKWGGVLGGIGVGFMLMAAHFAMSAQMPGIIQFEIPMGSIAFQLGWVVQSVYVSLIFMEIFSTFVADIYGMTLQLRQHIEVHPKIITLAIMLLCYSLSQFGFSSLLSILYPIFGSLALIWGAKLIMDRWGSFRGRNKNL, encoded by the coding sequence ATGAAACAGGCATTTCGGGTGCTGCAGATCGCATTTACATACATTGGAACGGTCGTAGGGGCCGGCTTCGCTACAGGTCAGGAGATATTGCAGTTTTTTACCCAGTATGGCAAATGGGCCACCATGACCATCGGCTTATCCACCATGCTATTTGTCTGGTTAGGTACGAAAATGATGCTGATTGCTCACGATACAGGCTCACGTTCTTATGAAGATCTCAACAAGCATTTGTTCGGTCAGAAAGCAGGAAAATGGATTACGTGGGTTACCCTCCTGATTCTCATTGGAGTAAACAGTGTCATGCTGGCTGGAGCCGGTTCTGTCTTTGTAGAACATCTGGGTATGCATTACCAGACCGGTCTGATTGTGACGCTTATCGGTACATATCTGCTGCTTGGACGGGGTATCCAGGCCATTCTGCAAATGAACAGCATCGTGGTACCGATGATGCTGCTGCTCTCCCTGCTTATGATTACAAGCACCATACATCATCCCGGCGCAGACCGATTTATTACGTTAACCACTGACAGTCATCCAATCCAGGTCTGGTTATCTCCCCTGTTGTATAGTTCATTCAACCTGGCACTTGCCCAGGCCGTACTCGTTCCGGTAGGGAATCAGATTCGCAGCCGGAAGGTTCTGAAATGGGGCGGTGTTCTGGGCGGGATAGGGGTAGGATTCATGCTGATGGCCGCCCACTTCGCCATGTCGGCACAGATGCCTGGTATCATTCAGTTTGAGATTCCAATGGGCAGTATTGCCTTTCAGCTTGGATGGGTAGTGCAATCTGTGTATGTATCTCTGATTTTCATGGAAATCTTCAGTACGTTTGTAGCCGACATTTATGGAATGACCCTCCAACTCAGACAGCATATCGAAGTACATCCCAAAATAATCACACTGGCCATCATGCTGTTATGTTATTCGCTCAGCCAGTTTGGTTTCAGTTCCCTGCTCTCTATCCTTTACCCCATTTTCGGAAGTTTGGCACTGATCTGGGGGGCAAAATTGATAATGGATCGATGGGGGAGCTTTCGCGGACGCAACAAAAATCTGTAA
- a CDS encoding X2-like carbohydrate binding domain-containing protein, with protein sequence MKRIGKRMAMCFMVFVIAAVQFGMMGTRGNVAQAADKSLAQKPYMGWSSYSMQVYDGAGNWTSAESIKKQSDAMREKLQAHGYEYINIDAGWNGDEDEYGRPIPSTVLYPNGFQEVIDYVHNNGQKIGIYLIPGLSITAYNKNLEVYGTGGACRMQDIAVKPLVVMDAWDSYTYKIDFTNPCAQKYVDSIADLLGEWGINFVKFDSVTPGSGINNLSRDARGDVEAWSKALDRNNIWFELSWALDHNYVDFWKKYANGWRIDWDVEAYDSSKGLTEWSSISRLFPIAAIWWRDAGPGGWNDFDSLNVGNGSMDGLTRDERKTATTFWAISSAPLYSGNDLTRLDSYGLELLTNDEVIAVNQAGRPAHPVSMDTKQQVWYANNGDGTYSVALFNLGNRSAEVKVKWSDLGLEGPALVRDLWSHSELGTFNTEFSGGVLEPHASRMLKVTAVSGTSAVNDDDTGMRYSGDWKRNGGKEQIDGRQDLSIAITDSSTTDSANTQQGVDLEAEVDPITNVENAANAVSMDAAAVTDVVYINDDDSHIQYTGSWSPNTGRSFGDYKGDVHFTETDGDYFEYTFTGTGIDLLTEKDQGLGDMIVTLDNGTPETVNAYTSGEREVQQVLYRAAELDSGSHTLKVVKKSGQYMLLDALRVTTEIPTGGQNSTISPASVDFDKATEQQKDIAVTLSLNGNTLISIENDGVQLNEDDYTVVDDKLNIKKEYLTQLPIGANDLTVNFSAGDPQTLRVKVNDTTGIRYVLINNDDPAMKYNGSWSRSTGRGMGDYKDDVQYTETNGDSFEYIFRGTGIQLFTEVDQSQGDMDIYVDGQFKETVSAYRNGRLAQQNLYSISGLPDGQHTLKAVKKSGRFMLLDMLKVELPNMINPVNASFDKSTSAQADIDVTLLKQVESFKGITNGSNELIRGTDYTVNGDHVTLSKTYLAAQPVGTLNLSFSFGGDYLNDVHSATANGDFFEYTFKGTGISLITPTGPEQGEVDIYVDGQLKQTVNAYSPSRLMMQEIYSISGLSKGQHTLKAVKKSGDLMLADQLKFTVPTGIGNGEPTNPSNPSNPGGPSNPGGPSNSGGPSTPVVQPSDTSVPAPTPESGTTDGTTGTEGGQDILYKAYIQGYPGGLFKPDNKLTRAEMATILALVSAKEVKGSAVAFSDVKSEFWGADAIAKVSKMGLMSGYEDGTFKPNQPLTRAEMATLVALLGPASEPLGDGFSDISSHWAKEAILKAQSAGILKGYRDGTFRPNALLTRAEAVVAINRVLGRTPLTDVTHPQWKDVPSTHWAFGDIEGASVDQVAKSLIDGGDQKNK encoded by the coding sequence TTGAAACGAATCGGAAAAAGGATGGCAATGTGTTTTATGGTATTCGTGATTGCGGCAGTGCAGTTCGGGATGATGGGGACGAGAGGTAATGTGGCACAAGCAGCAGATAAAAGTCTCGCCCAAAAGCCGTATATGGGCTGGAGCAGCTACAGCATGCAGGTGTATGACGGGGCGGGTAACTGGACATCGGCCGAGAGCATTAAGAAGCAATCAGATGCCATGCGTGAGAAGCTGCAGGCCCATGGCTATGAATACATTAATATTGATGCTGGCTGGAACGGGGACGAGGATGAATATGGCCGTCCTATTCCGAGTACTGTTCTTTATCCGAACGGATTTCAGGAGGTCATTGATTATGTCCATAATAACGGGCAGAAGATCGGGATCTATCTGATCCCGGGATTATCAATCACCGCCTATAACAAAAATCTTGAGGTTTATGGGACGGGTGGAGCATGTCGTATGCAGGATATCGCGGTAAAGCCGCTCGTTGTTATGGATGCTTGGGATTCGTACACGTACAAAATCGATTTTACGAACCCATGCGCACAGAAGTATGTGGATTCCATTGCCGATCTTCTGGGCGAGTGGGGCATTAACTTTGTCAAATTCGACAGTGTAACTCCGGGATCGGGAATCAATAACTTGAGTCGGGATGCACGCGGTGATGTGGAGGCGTGGTCCAAAGCCCTGGACAGAAATAACATCTGGTTTGAGCTTTCCTGGGCGCTCGACCATAATTACGTGGATTTCTGGAAAAAGTATGCGAACGGTTGGAGAATCGACTGGGATGTTGAAGCCTACGACAGCAGTAAGGGCTTAACGGAATGGTCGAGCATTTCACGTTTATTCCCCATCGCTGCCATCTGGTGGCGCGATGCAGGTCCAGGGGGTTGGAACGACTTTGATTCCCTGAATGTCGGGAATGGCTCGATGGATGGTCTGACCAGGGACGAGCGGAAGACCGCTACCACGTTCTGGGCAATCTCTTCAGCACCGCTTTATTCAGGTAATGATCTGACCAGGTTGGACAGCTATGGACTGGAGCTGCTTACGAATGATGAAGTCATTGCGGTCAATCAGGCCGGACGTCCAGCCCATCCGGTTTCCATGGACACCAAACAGCAGGTATGGTATGCCAATAACGGAGATGGTACGTACAGCGTAGCTCTGTTCAATCTGGGCAACCGGAGTGCAGAGGTGAAAGTGAAATGGAGCGATCTTGGCCTCGAAGGTCCGGCTTTGGTCCGAGATCTTTGGAGCCATTCCGAATTGGGAACTTTTAATACGGAATTTAGTGGCGGCGTGTTGGAACCCCATGCTTCCCGAATGCTTAAAGTAACTGCCGTGAGCGGCACATCGGCCGTTAATGATGATGACACGGGCATGCGTTATAGTGGGGATTGGAAGCGTAACGGGGGCAAGGAGCAAATCGATGGCAGACAGGATCTAAGCATCGCCATTACGGATTCCTCGACCACAGACTCTGCGAATACGCAGCAAGGAGTTGACTTGGAAGCAGAAGTGGACCCAATCACGAATGTAGAAAATGCTGCAAATGCGGTTTCAATGGATGCTGCTGCCGTTACCGATGTGGTTTACATTAATGATGATGACAGCCATATTCAATACACGGGTTCATGGAGTCCAAATACCGGCAGAAGTTTCGGGGATTACAAAGGAGATGTACATTTTACTGAAACCGACGGCGATTATTTTGAATATACCTTTACTGGAACAGGCATTGACCTGCTGACGGAGAAGGATCAAGGACTGGGAGACATGATTGTTACACTCGACAATGGAACGCCTGAAACGGTAAACGCTTATACCAGTGGTGAACGAGAAGTCCAACAGGTGCTGTATCGTGCTGCCGAACTGGATAGTGGTTCGCATACCTTGAAGGTGGTCAAAAAATCGGGCCAATATATGCTGCTGGATGCACTTAGAGTAACAACGGAAATTCCCACAGGAGGGCAGAACAGCACGATTAGTCCGGCTTCTGTTGACTTTGACAAGGCCACAGAACAACAGAAGGATATTGCTGTCACGCTGTCATTGAATGGAAATACACTGATCAGTATTGAAAATGATGGGGTGCAGCTTAATGAAGACGACTATACGGTGGTCGATGACAAACTGAACATCAAGAAAGAATATCTCACCCAACTGCCTATAGGGGCAAATGACTTGACCGTCAATTTCAGCGCTGGTGATCCGCAGACTCTTAGAGTTAAGGTCAATGATACAACAGGCATTCGTTATGTACTGATCAATAACGACGACCCGGCAATGAAATACAATGGCTCATGGTCCCGCAGCACTGGCAGAGGAATGGGCGACTATAAGGATGATGTACAATATACCGAGACAAATGGTGATTCCTTTGAGTATATCTTCCGAGGTACAGGGATCCAGTTGTTCACGGAGGTAGACCAGTCACAAGGGGATATGGATATCTATGTGGACGGTCAGTTCAAGGAAACGGTCAGTGCTTATCGCAACGGACGGTTGGCACAGCAGAATCTGTACAGCATCTCGGGTCTGCCGGATGGGCAGCATACGCTGAAGGCCGTCAAGAAATCAGGTAGATTCATGCTACTTGATATGCTTAAGGTTGAGCTTCCGAATATGATTAATCCGGTGAATGCGAGCTTTGACAAATCAACTTCCGCTCAGGCTGATATTGATGTCACGCTGCTGAAACAGGTGGAAAGCTTCAAGGGTATTACCAACGGCTCTAATGAATTGATTCGGGGCACTGATTATACAGTTAATGGAGATCACGTTACACTGAGCAAAACGTATCTTGCTGCCCAGCCCGTTGGAACGTTGAATCTCAGTTTTTCCTTCGGTGGTGATTACCTCAATGACGTACATTCGGCGACGGCGAATGGAGATTTCTTCGAATACACCTTCAAAGGGACCGGTATAAGCTTGATTACACCTACGGGACCGGAGCAGGGAGAAGTGGATATCTATGTCGATGGACAGCTGAAACAAACCGTGAATGCATACAGTCCGAGCCGGTTAATGATGCAGGAGATTTACAGCATCTCAGGACTGTCAAAAGGTCAGCATACACTCAAAGCTGTGAAGAAATCCGGTGATCTTATGCTGGCCGATCAACTGAAATTTACTGTCCCTACTGGAATCGGAAACGGTGAACCAACGAATCCGTCGAATCCGTCGAATCCAGGTGGGCCATCCAATCCAGGCGGACCATCGAATTCAGGCGGACCATCGACTCCAGTCGTGCAGCCTTCAGACACTTCTGTGCCAGCGCCAACTCCTGAATCCGGAACAACTGACGGGACAACAGGAACAGAGGGTGGTCAAGATATTCTGTACAAGGCGTATATTCAAGGGTATCCGGGCGGTTTGTTCAAGCCAGATAACAAACTCACCCGTGCGGAGATGGCAACCATACTGGCACTGGTATCTGCGAAAGAAGTCAAGGGATCTGCTGTTGCATTCAGTGACGTTAAATCTGAATTTTGGGGAGCAGACGCCATTGCTAAGGTAAGCAAGATGGGGCTGATGAGTGGCTACGAGGATGGTACGTTTAAGCCAAATCAGCCCTTGACTCGTGCGGAGATGGCCACTCTTGTGGCCCTTCTGGGTCCGGCTTCCGAGCCTTTAGGTGACGGTTTCTCAGATATCAGCAGTCACTGGGCCAAAGAAGCTATTTTGAAAGCGCAAAGTGCAGGCATCCTGAAAGGCTACAGGGATGGAACCTTTAGACCGAATGCTTTACTGACAAGAGCAGAAGCAGTCGTTGCCATCAACCGAGTTTTAGGGAGAACGCCGCTCACTGACGTTACACACCCACAGTGGAAAGATGTTCCTTCCACGCATTGGGCCTTCGGTGATATCGAAGGGGCTTCGGTGGATCAGGTCGCAAAGTCCCTGATAGATGGGGGAGACCAGAAGAATAAATGA
- a CDS encoding carboxymuconolactone decarboxylase family protein, translating into MTLMNDKVHAYKDQIGELSDVLPSVVKSYHEFTGECFQAGAMDAKTKQLIALGIGLFANNEVCTFYHAEEARAKGATDQEIMETVAVAGAVGGGHALSQGAMRVQKALH; encoded by the coding sequence TTGACACTAATGAATGATAAGGTTCATGCCTATAAGGACCAGATTGGAGAATTAAGCGACGTGCTGCCTTCCGTGGTGAAGTCTTATCATGAGTTCACAGGAGAATGCTTTCAGGCAGGAGCGATGGATGCCAAGACCAAACAGCTGATTGCACTGGGCATCGGATTGTTCGCCAACAATGAGGTGTGTACGTTTTACCATGCGGAAGAGGCCCGTGCCAAAGGAGCGACCGACCAGGAGATTATGGAGACGGTTGCTGTAGCTGGAGCCGTAGGCGGCGGTCATGCGCTGTCACAGGGTGCGATGAGAGTCCAGAAGGCCTTGCATTAA
- a CDS encoding C40 family peptidase — protein sequence MKKLIISIFGAAVLFTSGAASTEASSINTVVNNMTGIPYKWGGTTMAGFDCSGFMRYIFNKYSIELPRTSQQQAKAGTPVSKANLRTGDLVFFNTMGNGISHTGVYIGGGQFAHASSSKGVSITQLSTPYFHDRYVTARRVTGQFMYNKMLGKI from the coding sequence TTGAAAAAACTTATTATCTCCATTTTTGGAGCAGCAGTTCTATTTACATCCGGTGCAGCAAGCACAGAGGCAAGCAGTATTAACACCGTCGTTAACAACATGACTGGCATACCTTACAAATGGGGCGGCACGACAATGGCTGGATTTGATTGCTCTGGATTTATGAGATATATTTTCAACAAATATAGCATTGAATTACCACGCACTTCCCAGCAACAAGCTAAGGCCGGAACTCCGGTATCCAAAGCAAATCTGCGTACAGGTGACCTGGTATTCTTTAATACGATGGGCAACGGCATTTCACATACGGGTGTATATATCGGTGGCGGACAGTTCGCTCACGCTTCAAGCAGCAAGGGTGTCAGCATCACCCAATTATCCACCCCTTACTTCCACGATCGTTATGTAACAGCACGCCGGGTAACAGGGCAGTTTATGTATAATAAGATGCTTGGCAAAATATAA
- a CDS encoding glycosyltransferase family 4 protein: MRLLQALFFPPEQPGGVSSMIPYMQERFTTPRWEMDLFSLPKRIRNKGREDIQFETFDWTQYQDSPVVQKYMQTYRDYLWWTKLRIQKPYDLIHAHHPIAGLAMKNVFPDVPLIQTIHSSYERELILNGRIEPDGPEHQFLLAIYGELEHQAERLLTVSDSFRRYLVPYVQHPDVIGVIPNGFDEKRFKPIPHDNAIPQLVTVCRLVPAKGLDILFKACAELKARGHDYVLHIIGDGPIRPDLEELAQRLGIYNETIFYGYTLHPEEFMPFFDIFVLPSRAEAFGSVFAEAALSCLALVGTDVGGIPEQIENGSNGLLVPSEDPFALAEALEKVMLDPAYRYELARSACEKAKTHYSLGRSVNELKKIYLQFPSQG; the protein is encoded by the coding sequence GTGAGATTGCTGCAGGCGCTTTTCTTTCCTCCGGAGCAGCCCGGAGGTGTATCCTCTATGATTCCTTATATGCAAGAGAGGTTTACAACCCCGAGGTGGGAGATGGATCTGTTCTCGTTGCCGAAGCGAATTCGTAACAAGGGCAGAGAAGATATCCAGTTCGAGACGTTCGATTGGACACAGTATCAGGACAGTCCTGTCGTGCAAAAATATATGCAAACCTACCGGGATTATTTGTGGTGGACCAAGCTGCGTATTCAGAAGCCTTACGATCTGATTCATGCCCATCACCCTATAGCCGGACTCGCGATGAAGAACGTTTTCCCGGATGTTCCCCTCATTCAAACGATCCACTCCAGTTATGAGCGAGAGCTGATTCTGAATGGACGCATTGAGCCGGACGGACCGGAGCATCAATTCCTGTTAGCCATCTATGGTGAACTGGAGCATCAGGCAGAGCGTCTGTTGACCGTGTCGGATTCTTTCCGTCGTTATCTGGTACCTTATGTGCAGCATCCCGATGTCATCGGTGTAATACCGAATGGATTTGATGAGAAACGGTTTAAGCCGATTCCTCATGACAATGCTATTCCACAACTGGTCACTGTATGTCGGCTAGTTCCGGCGAAAGGGCTGGATATTCTGTTCAAAGCCTGTGCCGAGCTGAAAGCTCGGGGACATGATTACGTGCTTCATATTATCGGAGATGGACCGATACGTCCAGATTTGGAAGAGTTGGCCCAGCGGCTGGGCATTTATAATGAAACTATTTTTTACGGATACACGCTTCACCCTGAGGAATTCATGCCTTTCTTTGATATCTTCGTTCTTCCTTCGCGGGCAGAGGCGTTTGGGTCTGTTTTTGCTGAAGCGGCTCTTAGCTGTCTCGCCCTTGTAGGTACAGATGTTGGCGGTATCCCTGAGCAGATCGAGAATGGCAGTAATGGCTTGCTGGTACCCTCAGAAGATCCGTTTGCATTGGCAGAAGCGCTGGAGAAGGTTATGCTTGACCCGGCGTACCGTTATGAGCTGGCCCGCTCAGCATGTGAGAAGGCCAAGACTCATTATTCTTTGGGCAGATCGGTCAATGAACTTAAAAAAATATATTTGCAATTTCCGAGCCAGGGCTAA
- a CDS encoding helix-turn-helix domain-containing protein translates to MTQSISIENSVTQLQKSQEILERRMAEVEGFTRQLAVNQELNVLMNERDNETNVYGIWRTMENVLTFGQTNDFLQNYYIYLANYNLILTPGSSYRPNHYYDNFRYNDLSLEKWMKDVLEKTHRSEIKPLSSYVSRGKQTTVITYMQSLPLDSFNDSSPAVAVVIIDEKIILSLLSSLNERYGGWVHISDAEGNTIALQGSTEPEMVKMASDSHFDPSRVSQFYGDDLVITTRSDKNGWVYQAGIPRHVLMENANRIKGMTLLITGGTLLIGLIVGLVLAYRNSAPINRLLSVMKEQFGKDESAPKNEFDFLSGNIADMLTKNKLLESELNRQLPLVRDAFLKRLISGEFKSRDEILSAAEQADIHLYQGKGYAGIVQIKGYASMDSVEILNELSASRLLLKQAVAELGGDVLMTDMGSDKVVILFFSRENESGMDREKEEITHTMENLTQYVFNEYRITIQSGFGNLFTSVTEVSISFDQANQALEYAVYMNKKGMMWNKEAQTENTTYYYPLDSEQRLIGTIRAGEREEAKRIVDAIIVQNVEQRELSMEMKHQLVGEMKGTFLKLLDQKAFTEYASIENVKRRVIDIGSSEPLESIKAEFYEIMEELCALITNKKKDAHIQIIKQIKEYTARMYSDTELTLYRVAEHVERPEKYISQLFKEFTGVNFSDHLIKVRMDQAVILLKESNYTVDEIASRVGYNSSHSFRRAFKRLNGVSPSVYRQSVDD, encoded by the coding sequence GTGACACAATCCATCTCCATTGAGAACAGCGTTACCCAACTGCAGAAAAGCCAGGAAATATTGGAGCGCCGTATGGCGGAAGTGGAAGGTTTCACCCGACAGCTTGCGGTTAATCAGGAATTGAACGTTCTGATGAATGAAAGGGACAACGAAACAAACGTATATGGGATATGGAGAACGATGGAGAATGTGTTGACCTTTGGACAGACAAATGATTTTCTGCAAAATTATTATATCTATCTTGCCAATTACAATCTGATTCTCACCCCGGGCTCTTCTTACAGACCAAATCATTATTACGATAATTTCCGTTATAACGATCTTTCGTTGGAAAAATGGATGAAGGATGTGTTGGAGAAGACCCACCGGAGTGAAATTAAACCGCTCAGCTCCTATGTCAGCAGGGGAAAGCAGACTACCGTAATCACATATATGCAGTCATTGCCTCTGGACAGCTTCAATGATTCATCACCCGCTGTCGCGGTTGTCATTATTGACGAGAAAATCATTCTCAGCCTGCTGTCCAGCCTGAATGAGCGATACGGTGGTTGGGTTCATATCAGTGATGCAGAGGGCAATACCATTGCGCTGCAAGGGAGCACCGAGCCCGAGATGGTGAAAATGGCCTCTGACTCTCATTTTGACCCAAGTAGAGTTAGCCAGTTCTATGGGGATGATCTCGTGATCACTACAAGATCCGATAAGAATGGATGGGTTTACCAGGCGGGCATTCCCCGTCATGTCCTGATGGAGAATGCAAACAGGATCAAGGGGATGACGCTGCTGATTACCGGCGGCACACTGCTCATCGGACTTATTGTTGGACTCGTGCTGGCCTATCGCAACAGCGCCCCAATCAATCGACTGCTAAGCGTCATGAAAGAACAGTTCGGGAAGGATGAATCGGCTCCCAAAAATGAATTTGATTTTTTGAGTGGAAATATCGCTGATATGCTTACCAAGAACAAGCTGCTCGAATCCGAATTGAATCGCCAGCTCCCACTGGTCAGGGATGCCTTCTTGAAGCGATTGATTTCCGGCGAATTCAAATCGCGGGATGAGATTCTTTCCGCCGCCGAACAGGCTGATATTCATTTGTATCAAGGCAAGGGATATGCAGGAATTGTCCAGATTAAGGGTTATGCCAGTATGGATAGCGTTGAGATCCTAAATGAACTGAGTGCCTCCCGACTGTTGTTGAAGCAGGCTGTGGCTGAACTTGGTGGAGATGTCCTGATGACGGACATGGGCTCAGATAAAGTGGTCATTCTGTTCTTTTCCAGAGAGAACGAATCCGGAATGGATCGTGAAAAGGAAGAGATCACGCACACCATGGAAAATCTGACACAATATGTGTTCAATGAATACAGAATCACCATCCAGTCAGGATTCGGAAATCTCTTCACATCGGTAACAGAGGTGAGTATTTCCTTTGATCAGGCGAATCAGGCGCTGGAGTATGCAGTCTACATGAACAAAAAAGGAATGATGTGGAACAAGGAGGCCCAAACCGAAAATACAACCTATTATTACCCGCTGGATTCGGAGCAGCGACTGATTGGAACGATCCGTGCAGGAGAACGTGAAGAGGCTAAACGGATTGTCGATGCAATCATTGTGCAGAACGTGGAGCAAAGGGAATTGTCCATGGAAATGAAGCATCAACTTGTCGGAGAAATGAAGGGGACCTTTCTCAAGCTGCTGGATCAAAAGGCATTTACGGAATACGCCTCCATCGAGAATGTAAAACGGCGAGTCATTGATATTGGTTCTTCCGAGCCGCTTGAATCGATAAAGGCCGAGTTTTATGAAATCATGGAAGAACTGTGCGCACTGATTACGAACAAAAAGAAAGATGCCCATATTCAAATCATTAAACAGATCAAGGAATACACTGCACGGATGTATTCAGATACAGAGCTGACCTTGTATCGGGTGGCAGAGCATGTGGAGCGGCCCGAAAAATACATTTCCCAATTATTCAAAGAGTTTACGGGTGTCAATTTCTCTGACCACCTCATCAAAGTCCGGATGGATCAAGCAGTGATTCTGCTAAAAGAGAGTAATTATACGGTGGACGAGATTGCGTCACGGGTAGGTTACAATAGTTCTCACTCTTTCAGGAGAGCCTTCAAACGATTGAATGGCGTTTCGCCCAGTGTGTACAGACAATCGGTTGACGATTAA